A region of uncultured Anaeromusa sp. DNA encodes the following proteins:
- a CDS encoding HD domain-containing phosphohydrolase produces MSEKKLAVLIVEDNEDDALLLIRELRRGGYEPDALRVETREEMQAALQQRSWEVILSDYSLPGFSGVEALEVLQASGQDIPFLIQSGAIGEEAAVELLKAGAHDFIPKGKMLRLLPAVERELGDVTARRQRREAEQQLKEKERLIASTLDAMRLYIAVLDENGRIVYGNKAWYRRARMVYNLKAKEVLGVDFVEFVQQRAGERQRKWSVALSHGIRNILEGDEETFSMELPFDNGDETMQWFRVEANRFADEGPLRIVVSYEDITSRKQMEEHLNYLSMYDMVTGFHNRLYFETVLQNYAQSHYSPVGILTCDIDGLKLVNDTLGIEVGDVLLMQTAELIRQVMPEEALVHRIGGNEFAVVFANTTREEVSHYARQLQQRIGWYNEHEAEEKSRGVSLSVSIGFALDGRGGDDGVLQCYRESENHMYREKLHSGRSAKSAIVQTVMKLLEARDYLTEGHAERMQEWAETMGRSLGLAENRLVDLRLLAKFHDIGKVGIPDRILFKPGRLDDEEFFLMKEHPAIGHRIAQVAPDLHPIAESILRHHEWWDGSGYPIGLKGEEIPLECRILAIVDAYDAMRSDRPYRKALNEEAALQELRDYSGRQFDPMLVELFLRLKQKRK; encoded by the coding sequence ATGAGTGAGAAAAAACTGGCTGTTCTCATCGTGGAAGACAATGAAGACGATGCACTGCTGTTGATCCGGGAGTTGCGCCGAGGCGGCTATGAGCCGGATGCTTTGCGGGTGGAAACGCGGGAGGAAATGCAGGCAGCTTTGCAGCAACGTTCTTGGGAGGTAATTTTGTCGGACTACTCCTTGCCGGGGTTCAGCGGGGTAGAAGCATTGGAAGTTCTCCAAGCTTCCGGTCAGGATATCCCGTTTTTGATTCAGTCTGGCGCCATTGGCGAAGAAGCGGCGGTAGAATTGTTGAAAGCCGGCGCACATGATTTCATCCCCAAAGGCAAAATGCTGCGCTTACTGCCGGCGGTGGAGCGCGAACTGGGCGATGTGACTGCAAGGAGGCAACGGCGAGAAGCGGAGCAGCAGCTAAAAGAAAAGGAACGTTTGATTGCATCCACTTTGGACGCTATGCGCCTCTATATCGCCGTGCTGGACGAAAACGGGCGTATTGTGTATGGCAACAAAGCATGGTATCGTCGGGCGCGTATGGTCTATAATTTAAAAGCCAAGGAAGTTCTTGGTGTTGACTTTGTGGAATTTGTACAGCAACGCGCGGGCGAGCGGCAGCGCAAATGGTCGGTCGCCTTAAGCCATGGCATTCGCAATATTCTCGAAGGCGATGAAGAGACGTTTTCGATGGAGCTTCCCTTTGACAATGGCGATGAGACTATGCAGTGGTTTCGGGTGGAGGCCAACCGTTTTGCTGACGAGGGGCCGTTGCGGATTGTGGTGTCTTATGAGGATATTACCTCGCGCAAACAGATGGAAGAGCACTTGAATTATCTGAGTATGTACGATATGGTGACCGGCTTTCATAACCGGCTGTATTTTGAAACTGTGCTGCAGAATTATGCGCAGAGCCACTATTCTCCGGTGGGCATTCTTACTTGTGACATCGACGGTCTGAAGCTGGTTAACGATACGTTGGGCATTGAAGTCGGCGATGTTCTATTAATGCAAACAGCGGAGCTCATTCGTCAGGTTATGCCGGAAGAGGCATTGGTGCATCGCATTGGCGGCAATGAATTTGCTGTGGTATTTGCTAATACGACGCGTGAAGAAGTCAGCCATTATGCACGACAATTGCAGCAGCGCATCGGTTGGTATAACGAGCATGAGGCCGAAGAGAAAAGCCGCGGCGTTTCTTTGAGTGTGTCGATTGGCTTTGCCTTGGATGGTCGTGGCGGTGATGATGGCGTGCTGCAATGCTATCGGGAATCAGAAAACCATATGTATCGCGAAAAGCTGCATAGCGGGCGCAGCGCTAAGAGTGCTATTGTGCAGACTGTGATGAAGCTATTAGAAGCGAGGGATTACCTTACCGAGGGGCATGCAGAACGTATGCAGGAATGGGCGGAAACCATGGGGCGCTCCTTGGGGTTGGCGGAGAACCGTTTGGTGGACTTACGGCTCTTGGCCAAGTTTCACGATATCGGCAAAGTGGGTATTCCGGATCGGATTTTGTTCAAACCAGGACGGTTGGATGATGAAGAATTCTTTTTAATGAAGGAACACCCAGCAATTGGTCATCGCATTGCCCAAGTGGCTCCCGATCTGCATCCGATTGCGGAGAGTATTTTACGGCATCACGAATGGTGGGATGGTAGTGGTTATCCTATAGGTTTAAAAGGCGAAGAGATCCCTTTAGAATGTCGTATTTTAGCGATTGTGGATGCCTATGACGCGATGCGCAGTGATCGGCCTTACCGTAAGGCTTTAAACGAAGAAGCAGCGCTGCAGGAACTGCGGGACTATAGCGGGCGCCAATTCGATCCTATGCTGGTGGAGCTTTTCCTGCGTTTAAAGCAGAAGCGGAAATAA
- a CDS encoding response regulator, with amino-acid sequence MGQDPFILLVEDNPDDELLTQRAFRKNNILNRIEVVRDGAEALDFLLAKGSYEERDPFHVPQLILLDLKLPKVDGLEVLRCIRETETTRLLPVVVLTSSKEEQDLASCYALGANSYIRKPVDFNQFILAVQQLGLYWLVLNEQPPLRREGV; translated from the coding sequence ATGGGGCAGGATCCATTCATTTTATTGGTCGAGGATAATCCGGACGATGAACTGCTGACGCAACGAGCTTTTCGAAAAAACAATATTTTAAACCGTATCGAAGTGGTGCGTGATGGTGCAGAAGCTTTGGATTTTTTATTAGCAAAAGGCAGTTATGAAGAACGGGATCCGTTTCATGTACCGCAACTGATTTTGTTGGATTTGAAATTGCCGAAGGTAGATGGCTTAGAAGTGTTGCGCTGTATTCGGGAAACAGAGACCACGCGTTTGCTGCCTGTTGTTGTACTGACATCCTCCAAAGAGGAACAGGATTTGGCCAGCTGTTATGCGTTGGGAGCCAACAGCTACATACGCAAGCCGGTCGATTTCAATCAGTTCATTTTGGCGGTGCAGCAGTTAGGCTTATATTGGCTGGTGCTCAATGAACAGCCGCCGCTGAGGAGGGAAGGGGTATGA
- a CDS encoding flavin reductase family protein, translating to MKPLDFHIPASQALEILQKGAFLTTQTQGKVNTMTIGWGSVSFLWRKPMFLVMVRPSRHTHGMIEAAKEFTVTLPLDDQLKEALALCGSKSGRDMDKLAAAGLTALPGQKISTPVIAGNCIHYECKVVYRQDMDQDALAAMLQHSCYASGDYHTMYYGEIVACYQTEK from the coding sequence ATGAAACCATTGGATTTTCACATTCCCGCTTCACAAGCATTGGAAATTTTACAAAAGGGGGCGTTCCTGACAACGCAGACCCAAGGGAAAGTCAATACCATGACGATTGGTTGGGGCAGCGTCTCTTTTCTCTGGCGCAAGCCCATGTTTCTCGTTATGGTGCGTCCTTCGCGCCATACTCACGGCATGATCGAAGCTGCTAAAGAATTTACCGTCACTCTGCCGCTTGATGACCAATTAAAAGAAGCCTTGGCTTTGTGTGGCAGTAAATCCGGACGGGATATGGATAAATTGGCTGCCGCCGGCTTGACTGCACTGCCAGGACAGAAAATTTCCACCCCGGTTATTGCCGGTAACTGCATCCACTATGAATGCAAGGTTGTCTACCGTCAGGATATGGACCAAGACGCCCTAGCTGCTATGTTGCAGCATTCCTGCTACGCCAGCGGCGACTACCACACTATGTATTACGGCGAAATCGTCGCCTGCTACCAGACGGAAAAATAA
- a CDS encoding DEAD/DEAH box helicase, giving the protein MVRICVDQGLKVSGIRQFPALMEAVLQDLTLANPEYQAARRHGYSVWGKPKDIQLYKWRGQTLTLPRGYARTLRYHLGRQQVEASWDNRTCLKDPVAFQSGICLRPYQEGAVTALLQGRQGGVVAPCGSGKTIIMLEAMARIGQPALWVTHTKELLNQTRQRAVECLGLADEQIGEIAEGKVALGSHLTLALVQTLAKADLQPLEKAFGAVFVDEAHHLAAGSFYRTVGRFAALYRLWASATPQREDGLTPMIVAAGGPVLHVIGRCQTGTLSPQLVVVETEFELADDFMEDDRLQYSKALSYLTANNERNRLIVDTLRREAPGHFSLVLSERKEHLRQLALWLQEALPDLRVEVLTADLKKSQRQEIMERSQARQVDILLATQLAREGLDLTHLDRLFLATPKRAAAAVEQEVGRIMRPSAGKKDAVVFDFWDSRSRLFRSQFWKRRQVYRNIGVR; this is encoded by the coding sequence ATGGTTCGGATTTGCGTGGACCAGGGCCTGAAAGTATCAGGTATACGGCAGTTTCCGGCGTTAATGGAAGCGGTGTTGCAGGATTTGACCTTGGCCAACCCTGAGTATCAGGCGGCGCGAAGGCATGGCTATTCCGTCTGGGGCAAGCCGAAGGATATTCAACTTTATAAATGGCGCGGCCAGACCTTGACGTTGCCCCGGGGCTATGCGCGGACGCTACGCTACCATTTGGGCCGGCAGCAGGTCGAAGCCAGCTGGGATAATCGTACTTGTTTGAAAGACCCGGTGGCGTTTCAATCCGGCATTTGCCTGCGGCCGTATCAAGAAGGAGCCGTGACGGCCCTCTTACAGGGACGCCAGGGGGGCGTAGTGGCTCCTTGTGGCTCCGGCAAGACAATTATTATGCTAGAGGCTATGGCGCGTATTGGCCAACCGGCCTTGTGGGTGACCCATACGAAGGAACTGTTGAATCAGACGCGGCAGCGAGCGGTGGAATGCTTGGGGCTTGCGGATGAACAAATTGGCGAAATTGCTGAGGGCAAGGTTGCCTTGGGGTCTCATCTGACCTTAGCACTGGTGCAGACCTTGGCGAAAGCGGATTTGCAGCCGTTGGAAAAAGCCTTTGGGGCGGTCTTTGTCGACGAGGCGCATCATTTGGCGGCTGGCAGTTTCTATCGTACGGTGGGTCGCTTTGCGGCATTATATCGTCTGTGGGCTAGCGCAACGCCGCAGCGGGAAGATGGCTTAACCCCCATGATTGTGGCGGCAGGGGGGCCGGTGCTGCATGTAATTGGCCGTTGCCAAACCGGCACGCTTTCACCGCAATTGGTGGTAGTGGAAACCGAGTTTGAGCTGGCTGACGATTTCATGGAGGATGACCGCCTGCAGTACTCCAAAGCGCTCTCGTATCTGACCGCCAATAATGAACGAAATCGATTGATTGTTGATACGCTGCGCCGTGAAGCGCCGGGGCATTTCAGCCTGGTTCTTTCCGAACGTAAAGAGCATTTGCGCCAACTGGCGTTATGGCTGCAGGAGGCGTTGCCGGACTTGAGGGTGGAGGTATTGACGGCGGATTTAAAAAAAAGCCAGCGCCAGGAAATTATGGAGCGATCTCAGGCGCGGCAGGTAGATATTCTTTTGGCGACGCAGCTAGCTCGGGAAGGTTTGGACCTGACTCATTTGGACCGCCTGTTTTTGGCGACGCCCAAGCGGGCGGCGGCTGCGGTGGAACAGGAAGTGGGACGCATTATGCGGCCTTCGGCCGGGAAGAAAGATGCCGTTGTTTTTGATTTCTGGGACAGTCGCAGCCGCCTGTTTCGCAGCCAATTCTGGAAACGTCGGCAGGTGTACCGCAACATTGGCGTGCGCTAA
- a CDS encoding histidinol-phosphatase HisJ family protein: MRIDYHMHFEYGSYDLEWVKGFFEHAAKRGIDEIGISEHSHTFVEFQPLYEQDLILDDSEIGRFQKEWLKKGKFRYRLEEYLTFMDKLKALGYPVKTGIEVCNFKDQAQVAKVLAPYQFDYVIGSVHFLEGWGYDFSALMKVWDTKNLEDLYRQYVEAIKNLAASGLYDVLGHPFNIRLFKHLPTFDALPYVKQAVAALKAADMAADINTGTLYRYPIEEISPYPDFLKEARTQGLPVILSSDAHQPEDCGRYIEEAAAYAQSVGYDQIAVFAKRQRTLQPLS; this comes from the coding sequence ATGCGTATTGATTATCACATGCATTTTGAATATGGAAGCTATGATTTAGAATGGGTAAAAGGATTTTTTGAGCATGCCGCTAAGCGGGGCATTGATGAAATTGGTATTTCCGAGCATAGTCATACTTTTGTAGAGTTTCAACCCCTTTACGAGCAGGACTTGATTTTGGACGATTCGGAGATTGGCCGCTTTCAAAAGGAATGGCTGAAGAAGGGGAAATTTCGCTACCGCCTCGAAGAGTATCTGACTTTTATGGACAAACTCAAAGCGCTGGGATATCCGGTGAAAACCGGTATTGAGGTCTGCAATTTTAAGGATCAGGCCCAAGTGGCCAAGGTGCTGGCTCCGTACCAATTTGATTATGTCATTGGCTCTGTGCATTTTCTGGAAGGCTGGGGTTATGATTTTTCAGCATTGATGAAAGTGTGGGACACGAAGAATCTAGAGGATTTATATCGGCAGTATGTAGAGGCGATTAAGAACCTGGCAGCTTCCGGCCTATATGATGTGCTGGGTCATCCCTTCAACATTCGCTTGTTCAAACATTTACCGACTTTCGATGCTCTGCCCTATGTGAAGCAGGCCGTGGCGGCGTTGAAAGCGGCGGATATGGCTGCAGATATTAATACCGGTACGCTGTATCGGTATCCTATTGAAGAAATATCGCCGTATCCGGATTTCCTGAAAGAAGCGCGGACGCAGGGGCTGCCGGTCATTTTGTCGTCTGATGCCCACCAGCCTGAAGACTGCGGCCGTTATATCGAGGAAGCCGCCGCCTACGCCCAATCGGTTGGCTATGACCAAATTGCCGTCTTTGCCAAGCGACAGCGGACCTTACAACCTTTAAGCTAA
- a CDS encoding amino acid permease, which translates to MQQERTMVRGLKSRHLQMIALGGIIGSGYFLGTGYVLSKAGPAAIFSYLLGGLIVLAVMFCLGELAVARPVASSFVTYAKEYISPSWACGVGWCYWLTWVTYVPSEMIAGGIIMNNFFPDISTMWWAVLFGLLITFINLSYVKTFGELEFWLALIKVAALVLFVVLGCLIFLGLVGSAGFLGSSVLLSSGGVAPNGYWAVFLTMVIILVNFQGSEIIGLAAGESRDPAKSIPMAIKNIVWRILSLYIIPLGLLVTIYPWDKASLEESVFAAALSAYDLEWAGALFSFVVLTAAISCSNSGLYGCSRALYALAREGMAPSWLGRLSDKGVPQNATVLSVLACWIGVVAYSLDASETIYTYLLALSGFSGAVAWISICWSQLNFRNQLQAADEEDSLRFKVPLFPYVTYFGIWVQVGCLLVMALVDELRNALFIGVPFLVLPILWYKVRRLWCRTPVLEGND; encoded by the coding sequence ATGCAGCAAGAACGTACTATGGTCCGCGGTTTGAAAAGTCGTCATTTGCAGATGATCGCCCTTGGCGGCATTATTGGCAGCGGTTATTTTTTGGGAACAGGATATGTCCTGAGTAAGGCGGGGCCGGCTGCTATTTTTTCCTACTTGCTGGGCGGTTTAATTGTGCTGGCGGTGATGTTTTGTCTGGGCGAGCTGGCCGTAGCCAGACCGGTAGCCAGTTCTTTTGTCACCTATGCCAAAGAGTATATTTCTCCATCCTGGGCTTGCGGCGTGGGTTGGTGTTACTGGCTGACTTGGGTAACCTATGTGCCTTCGGAAATGATTGCCGGGGGCATTATTATGAATAATTTTTTTCCAGATATCAGTACGATGTGGTGGGCGGTGCTTTTTGGTCTTTTGATCACGTTTATCAATTTATCCTATGTTAAAACCTTTGGGGAACTAGAATTTTGGCTGGCGTTAATCAAGGTCGCGGCGTTAGTGTTGTTTGTGGTCTTGGGCTGTCTGATTTTCCTTGGCCTTGTTGGCAGTGCAGGATTTTTGGGCTCTTCGGTGCTTCTCTCCAGTGGAGGCGTAGCTCCGAATGGTTATTGGGCGGTCTTTTTGACGATGGTCATCATTTTGGTGAATTTCCAGGGCTCGGAAATCATTGGCTTAGCTGCCGGCGAGAGTCGAGATCCGGCGAAAAGTATTCCGATGGCGATTAAAAATATTGTTTGGCGAATTCTGTCTTTGTATATTATTCCCTTGGGACTTTTAGTTACCATTTATCCGTGGGATAAGGCCAGCTTGGAAGAAAGCGTTTTTGCCGCCGCGTTGTCGGCGTACGATCTGGAATGGGCGGGTGCATTGTTTTCTTTTGTGGTCCTGACGGCGGCCATTTCTTGTTCTAATTCTGGTTTGTACGGCTGCAGCCGTGCGTTGTATGCTCTGGCTCGCGAGGGTATGGCGCCTTCTTGGTTAGGACGTCTGAGCGACAAAGGCGTGCCTCAAAATGCGACGGTGTTGTCAGTTTTGGCCTGCTGGATCGGAGTGGTAGCCTATTCGCTGGATGCCAGTGAAACCATCTATACATATTTGCTGGCCTTATCCGGCTTTTCCGGCGCTGTGGCTTGGATTTCCATCTGCTGGAGTCAGTTGAACTTTCGTAACCAGTTGCAGGCTGCTGATGAAGAAGATAGTCTGCGTTTCAAAGTGCCCCTGTTTCCGTATGTTACTTACTTCGGCATTTGGGTGCAGGTGGGCTGTTTATTGGTGATGGCTTTAGTGGACGAATTGCGCAATGCATTATTCATAGGTGTTCCCTTTCTGGTTCTGCCTATTCTTTGGTATAAGGTGCGCCGCCTTTGGTGCAGGACCCCGGTGCTCGAAGGCAATGACTGA
- a CDS encoding FAD-binding and (Fe-S)-binding domain-containing protein produces the protein MNLPEQYQQFYAEIRSTIPEGRIFTDPVRTLAYGTDASFYRLIPKIVVKVRKVPEVTAVIHAAHLHKVPLTFRAAGTSLSGQAVTDSVLVMLTGAWGRYEVLEDGEKIVLEPGIIGAEANLYLKPYARKIGPDPASINAAMIGGIAANNASGMCCGTSDNSYKTVASMKIIFPDGTLLDTGDEASKIAFRQSHKELLAEIELLRDEIAAQSELVERIRHKFKIKNTTGYSLNAFVDYQDVFDILNHLFIGSEGTLGFIAEITYRTVVEQEHKASAMIFFPDIGTACQGVMRLYRPLVSATEMVDRIGLRSVEDEPGMPAYLKELGEEVTAILVEVRANDHEELHRCIDGVKERLDGISTVMPIEFTTVKAEYERFWDIRKNVFPAVGNVRPAGTTVLIEDVAFPLEHLAEATLDLRRAMDKHGYHEGIIYGHALDGNLHFVFSQDFSNETEIKRYADLMDDVAELVVNRYNGSLKAEHGTGRNMAPYVEMEWGRQAYQFMRRIKKLFDPEGLINPDVIITDKANLHLENIKPAAVAHPLIDKCIECGYCESNCPSRNLTVTPRQRIVLQREIARLQKSGQDPQRLAELLKGYEYFGDKTCATDGLCQLPCPVKINTGDHTKHWRAQHMTQDARRIAEFVAGHFAGITSTARIALGLASFAHSLLGTNAMNSLSKMAHTVSGGASPQWTPWMPKAAVLAKTKLKPEKAQHQVVYFPSCLGRNMGPAKEDRDARSLTEAMVSVLEKAGYAVIYPSDMEALCCGMPFESKGLPDIGDRMAAKLEKKLLKASNNGEIPVLCDTSPCVYRMRRVFKSDLKLYEPAEFIYDFLLDKLEFTQLPETVAAHVTCSSIKMGLQDKFIAVAEKCAAKVVRPPKIKCCGFAGDAGFETPELNASALEGIKEALPPETTSGYSNSRTCEIGLSSASGLSYQSVAYLVDRATRAKGNV, from the coding sequence ATGAATTTACCGGAACAGTATCAACAGTTTTATGCTGAGATCCGCAGCACCATCCCGGAAGGCCGTATTTTTACGGATCCGGTGCGGACCCTGGCTTATGGTACCGATGCCAGCTTTTATCGCTTGATTCCTAAAATTGTCGTAAAAGTGAGGAAGGTGCCGGAAGTTACGGCTGTCATTCATGCAGCTCATTTGCACAAAGTGCCTCTTACCTTTCGGGCGGCAGGTACCAGTTTGTCCGGCCAAGCGGTGACGGATTCGGTTCTGGTCATGCTTACTGGGGCTTGGGGTCGTTATGAAGTGCTGGAAGACGGAGAGAAAATCGTGCTGGAACCGGGGATTATTGGCGCAGAAGCTAACTTGTATCTGAAGCCTTACGCGCGTAAAATAGGCCCGGACCCGGCGTCGATCAATGCGGCCATGATCGGTGGCATTGCCGCTAACAACGCCAGCGGCATGTGTTGTGGCACCAGCGACAACAGCTATAAAACCGTAGCCTCTATGAAAATTATTTTTCCGGATGGCACGCTTCTTGACACAGGCGATGAAGCTTCTAAAATTGCTTTTCGCCAAAGCCATAAGGAACTGTTGGCGGAAATCGAGCTTTTGCGGGATGAGATCGCTGCGCAGTCGGAGCTTGTGGAGCGCATTCGGCATAAGTTCAAAATTAAAAACACTACCGGTTACAGCCTCAATGCATTTGTAGACTACCAGGACGTTTTCGACATTTTGAATCACCTCTTTATCGGTTCGGAAGGCACCTTGGGCTTTATTGCGGAAATCACCTACCGTACAGTGGTGGAGCAAGAGCACAAAGCTTCGGCGATGATTTTCTTCCCGGATATCGGCACCGCCTGTCAGGGCGTTATGCGTCTCTATCGGCCGTTGGTATCGGCTACGGAGATGGTGGATCGCATCGGTCTGCGCTCGGTGGAAGATGAACCAGGCATGCCGGCGTATCTCAAGGAATTGGGTGAAGAGGTAACCGCCATTTTGGTGGAAGTGCGGGCTAACGATCATGAAGAGTTGCATCGCTGTATTGACGGCGTTAAAGAGCGTCTGGATGGCATCTCGACGGTTATGCCTATCGAATTTACAACCGTAAAGGCGGAGTACGAACGGTTTTGGGACATTCGCAAAAACGTGTTTCCGGCTGTAGGTAATGTTCGCCCGGCTGGGACGACGGTGCTAATTGAAGATGTCGCTTTCCCGCTGGAGCATTTGGCGGAAGCTACACTTGATTTGCGTCGCGCCATGGATAAGCATGGTTATCATGAGGGCATCATTTACGGTCATGCCCTGGACGGCAATTTGCATTTCGTATTTTCTCAGGATTTTTCCAATGAAACGGAAATCAAGCGTTATGCAGATTTAATGGACGATGTGGCGGAGTTGGTAGTGAATCGTTACAATGGTTCTTTGAAGGCGGAACATGGCACCGGACGGAATATGGCGCCCTACGTGGAGATGGAATGGGGACGTCAGGCGTACCAGTTCATGCGCCGCATTAAAAAGCTATTTGATCCGGAAGGGCTTATCAATCCCGATGTAATTATCACCGATAAAGCCAATTTGCACTTGGAAAACATCAAGCCTGCAGCTGTGGCTCATCCTCTCATTGATAAATGCATTGAGTGTGGCTATTGCGAAAGCAACTGTCCTTCGCGAAATCTCACGGTAACCCCGCGCCAGCGCATTGTGTTGCAGCGGGAGATTGCGCGTTTGCAAAAGAGTGGGCAAGATCCGCAGCGCTTGGCGGAACTGCTAAAGGGCTATGAATATTTTGGCGATAAGACCTGCGCTACGGACGGTCTGTGTCAGCTGCCGTGTCCGGTGAAGATCAATACCGGCGATCATACCAAGCATTGGCGGGCGCAGCATATGACCCAGGACGCACGGCGCATTGCCGAGTTTGTGGCAGGCCATTTTGCCGGCATTACCTCGACAGCTCGCATTGCTTTGGGACTAGCTTCTTTTGCGCATTCCTTGTTGGGAACCAATGCCATGAACAGCCTTTCTAAAATGGCACATACCGTCTCGGGCGGTGCTTCACCGCAGTGGACGCCATGGATGCCCAAAGCTGCGGTTCTGGCTAAAACCAAGCTTAAGCCAGAAAAAGCGCAGCATCAGGTAGTTTACTTCCCCAGTTGTTTGGGACGCAATATGGGGCCAGCTAAAGAAGACCGGGATGCTCGCTCTTTGACAGAAGCGATGGTATCTGTGCTGGAAAAAGCGGGCTATGCGGTGATTTATCCTTCGGATATGGAGGCGCTTTGTTGTGGCATGCCTTTTGAAAGTAAAGGGTTGCCTGATATCGGTGACCGCATGGCGGCGAAATTGGAGAAGAAGCTGCTCAAAGCCAGCAATAATGGCGAGATTCCTGTTTTGTGCGACACAAGCCCTTGCGTGTATCGGATGCGACGGGTATTTAAAAGCGATTTGAAATTGTATGAACCGGCGGAATTTATTTACGACTTCCTGCTGGATAAACTAGAATTTACGCAACTGCCGGAAACGGTGGCCGCTCATGTCACCTGCAGCTCGATCAAGATGGGCCTGCAAGACAAGTTTATCGCGGTAGCGGAGAAATGCGCGGCCAAAGTGGTGCGGCCGCCTAAAATCAAATGCTGCGGTTTTGCGGGCGACGCCGGTTTTGAAACGCCGGAATTGAATGCGTCGGCACTGGAAGGCATCAAAGAAGCGCTGCCTCCGGAAACCACCTCTGGTTACTCCAACAGCCGTACCTGTGAGATTGGCTTGTCCAGCGCCAGTGGCTTAAGCTATCAATCGGTGGCATATTTGGTGGATCGCGCGACAAGAGCGAAGGGAAACGTGTAA
- a CDS encoding DUF4405 domain-containing protein — translation MNLERLRPTVTVLALSLFLISLVTGLVLWLVPGRGEFLSLSKGIYKDVHIYLSLGAAVIFLAHGWLNRAALSRYLGLSGAACWQAGAVTALLLAAVVGMKSL, via the coding sequence GTGAATTTAGAAAGACTGCGGCCGACTGTGACCGTATTGGCGTTAAGCCTTTTTTTGATTTCCTTAGTGACGGGATTAGTTTTGTGGTTAGTGCCTGGTCGTGGGGAGTTTTTGAGCCTGTCTAAGGGAATTTATAAGGATGTGCATATTTATTTGAGTTTGGGAGCGGCGGTTATCTTCTTGGCTCATGGTTGGCTGAATCGGGCGGCCTTAAGCCGCTATTTGGGCCTGAGCGGGGCTGCTTGTTGGCAGGCGGGCGCTGTAACGGCGCTGCTGCTAGCTGCTGTAGTTGGTATGAAATCATTGTAA